From Methylopila sp. M107, a single genomic window includes:
- a CDS encoding kelch repeat-containing protein — MACFIAFCRSPFAAILALVALSLAACNESDQRPFNEADDEITTEALPLGDPGAGDVLVLGGGVSGKKTFETIKVGAVEFFDAKKLKFAKSGALKANRVAEPAAVIGDGALEDQVLLSGGMEGKAKLKGRNLTFKTKAIGSSEAYDPDSEKSQTLGGRVAARVGQTATALPDGRVVIIGGFDSDGVPLAIVEIYDPLSKTVKPAERMVFTRALHTATLLGDGTILVAGGMVSSSGATTNTAEIYDPDDGTVFIPPRMTQAVAGHAATLISGCGCSADGKVLISGGFFGVAFGASATESTSDVMTLYNPVARNFGAAPKMTDERALQGATLLKTGKVLITGGLYGQVSYGAKRIFGIIGGIQDSAEIYDPEKNEISCLGGKNGGRCKGVMINARTAHGAVLLPNGKVLLLGGVGAKGRTTGGSGAPLKTAELYDPAKAKFLAVGSMGAARVLPATAVVP, encoded by the coding sequence ATGGCTTGCTTTATTGCATTCTGTCGGTCGCCTTTCGCGGCGATCCTGGCGCTCGTGGCGCTGTCGCTCGCCGCCTGCAACGAGTCGGACCAGCGTCCGTTCAACGAGGCGGACGACGAGATCACGACCGAGGCGCTGCCTCTCGGCGATCCCGGCGCGGGCGACGTGCTGGTCCTCGGCGGCGGCGTCTCGGGCAAGAAGACGTTCGAGACGATAAAGGTCGGGGCGGTCGAGTTCTTCGACGCCAAGAAGCTCAAATTCGCGAAGTCCGGCGCGCTCAAGGCCAACCGCGTCGCGGAGCCCGCGGCCGTCATCGGCGACGGCGCGCTCGAGGACCAGGTTCTGCTGTCGGGCGGCATGGAGGGGAAGGCCAAGCTGAAGGGCCGCAACCTGACCTTCAAGACCAAGGCGATCGGGTCGTCCGAGGCCTACGATCCGGACAGCGAGAAGTCGCAGACGCTCGGCGGGCGCGTCGCGGCCCGCGTCGGGCAGACCGCGACCGCGCTGCCCGACGGGCGCGTCGTCATCATCGGCGGCTTCGACAGCGACGGCGTTCCGCTGGCGATCGTCGAGATCTACGACCCGCTGAGCAAGACCGTGAAGCCGGCGGAACGCATGGTCTTCACCCGCGCCCTCCACACCGCGACGCTGCTCGGCGACGGCACGATCCTCGTCGCCGGCGGCATGGTCAGTTCGTCGGGCGCGACGACCAATACGGCCGAGATCTACGATCCCGACGACGGGACGGTGTTCATTCCGCCGCGCATGACGCAGGCGGTCGCCGGCCACGCCGCGACGCTGATCTCGGGCTGCGGCTGCTCCGCGGACGGCAAGGTGCTGATCTCCGGCGGCTTCTTCGGCGTCGCGTTCGGCGCCTCTGCGACGGAATCCACCTCCGACGTCATGACGCTCTACAATCCCGTCGCTCGGAACTTCGGCGCCGCGCCGAAGATGACCGACGAGCGGGCGCTGCAGGGCGCCACGCTGCTTAAGACCGGCAAGGTGCTGATCACGGGCGGGCTCTACGGCCAGGTGAGCTACGGCGCGAAGCGGATCTTCGGAATCATCGGCGGAATCCAGGATTCGGCGGAGATCTACGACCCCGAGAAGAACGAGATTTCGTGTCTTGGCGGAAAGAATGGCGGCCGCTGCAAGGGCGTCATGATAAACGCCCGCACCGCCCATGGCGCCGTGCTCCTGCCCAACGGCAAGGTCCTGCTGCTCGGCGGCGTCGGCGCGAAGGGCCGCACCACCGGCGGCAGCGGCGCGCCGCTGAAGACCGCGGAGCTGTACGATCCGGCGAAGGCGAAGTTCCTGGCGGTCGGTTCGATGGGAGCCGCGCGCGTGCTGCCGGCGACCGCGGTCGTGCCGTAG
- a CDS encoding ATP12 family protein, whose product MTGGVRPEALGGRPALPKRFYKQADVLETADGFSVALDGRPARTPAKAPLALPTRALGEAVVAEWNAQVEVIDPFKMPLTRLANSAIDGVAREMDAVAAEIVKYAGSDLVCYRAAHPDRLVARQTLHWDPVLASARQDLGARFVLAEGVMFVEQSAEAIEAVSHAVPRDNAFVLTGASVVTTLTGSALIAVGLARGWLTLEAAWAAADVDEAWNAELWGADSEAEARRDNRRREMAAAATMMALGRA is encoded by the coding sequence ATGACGGGCGGCGTCCGTCCCGAAGCGCTCGGCGGTCGGCCGGCGCTGCCGAAACGCTTCTACAAACAGGCGGACGTGCTTGAGACAGCCGACGGATTCTCGGTCGCGCTCGACGGCCGTCCGGCCCGTACGCCCGCCAAGGCGCCGCTGGCCCTGCCGACGCGCGCGCTGGGCGAGGCCGTCGTCGCCGAGTGGAACGCGCAGGTCGAGGTCATCGACCCGTTCAAAATGCCGCTCACGCGGCTCGCCAATTCCGCAATCGACGGCGTCGCGCGCGAGATGGACGCGGTCGCGGCCGAAATCGTGAAATATGCCGGCAGCGACCTCGTCTGCTACCGCGCCGCCCATCCCGACAGGCTCGTGGCCCGGCAGACGCTGCACTGGGACCCGGTGCTCGCATCCGCCCGCCAGGACCTCGGCGCCCGCTTCGTCCTCGCTGAAGGCGTGATGTTCGTCGAACAGTCCGCCGAGGCGATCGAGGCCGTGTCGCACGCCGTTCCGCGCGACAACGCCTTCGTGTTGACGGGCGCAAGCGTGGTCACCACGCTGACAGGCTCCGCCCTGATCGCGGTCGGCCTCGCGCGCGGCTGGCTGACTCTGGAGGCGGCATGGGCCGCCGCCGACGTCGACGAGGCCTGGAACGCCGAACTCTGGGGCGCCGACTCGGAGGCCGAGGCCCGGCGTGACAACCGCCGCCGCGAAATGGCTGCGGCCGCGACCATGATGGCGCTCGGCCGCGCCTGA
- a CDS encoding amino acid ABC transporter substrate-binding protein produces MAQHRRPPSPALAGACLALALLGAGARAQEPATSPGDTNVFAGTLKKVHDAGSVTLGYREASFPFSYLVGQRPVGYSIDLCLHVVEEIRKELDDPAVNVAFVKVTPETRIPDLVSGKIDIECGSTTANKERETQVAFSPIMFVAGTKLMVKTSSSYRSYRDLSGKTVVVTAGTTNEKALRALNDKNKLGLNIVTAPDHEQSYAMAASGQADAFATDDALLYGLIARHKAEKDLMVVGGFLSYDPYGLMFRKDDPQMARAVGRTFASMAENRDLIEAYHRWFERRTPSGEEISLPMSAQLSEVFRTMGMDD; encoded by the coding sequence ATGGCGCAGCACCGCCGCCCGCCGTCTCCCGCGCTCGCCGGCGCCTGCCTCGCTTTGGCGCTGCTTGGCGCCGGCGCGCGAGCGCAGGAGCCCGCGACGTCGCCCGGCGACACGAACGTGTTCGCCGGCACGCTGAAGAAGGTCCACGACGCCGGCTCTGTGACGCTCGGCTATCGGGAGGCGTCGTTCCCGTTCTCTTACCTCGTGGGCCAGCGCCCGGTCGGCTATTCGATCGACCTTTGCCTGCACGTCGTCGAGGAAATCCGGAAGGAGCTCGACGATCCGGCCGTCAACGTCGCCTTCGTGAAGGTGACGCCGGAGACCCGCATCCCCGACCTCGTCTCCGGCAAGATCGACATCGAGTGCGGATCGACCACCGCGAACAAGGAGCGCGAGACCCAGGTCGCGTTCTCGCCGATCATGTTCGTGGCCGGCACCAAGCTGATGGTGAAGACGAGTTCGTCCTATCGGTCCTATCGCGATCTTTCGGGCAAGACCGTCGTCGTCACCGCCGGCACGACCAACGAAAAGGCGCTCCGCGCGCTGAACGACAAGAACAAGCTCGGCCTCAACATCGTCACCGCGCCGGATCACGAACAGAGCTACGCCATGGCGGCCTCCGGCCAGGCCGACGCCTTCGCGACCGACGACGCGCTGCTCTACGGCCTGATCGCCCGCCACAAGGCCGAGAAGGACCTCATGGTCGTGGGCGGCTTCCTCTCCTACGACCCCTATGGACTGATGTTCCGAAAGGACGACCCGCAGATGGCGCGGGCCGTCGGGCGGACCTTCGCGTCGATGGCCGAGAACCGCGACCTGATCGAGGCCTACCATCGCTGGTTCGAGCGCCGCACGCCGAGCGGCGAAGAGATCTCGCTTCCCATGAGCGCCCAGCTGTCCGAGGTGTTCCGGACCATGGGCATGGACGACTGA
- a CDS encoding dicarboxylate/amino acid:cation symporter — translation MRNRFTLYILIAMVLGIVVGQACHVAFPDVKTAGTVAGYISLITTVFLRLIKMLIAPLVFSTLIVGIAHMGDTASVGRIGAKTMGWFISASLVSLLLGLVMVNILQPGANLNLPLPDAGQATNLKVSSLTLKEFVPHLVPASIIEAMATNEILQIVVFSIFAGLAIASLGEKGKLLAEMADQVAHMMLVITGYVMKAAPIAVFAAIAATITTQGITVLWTYGAFILEFYATLLILWCLLTLAGFLALGPRIITLINMVKEPFLLAFSTASSEAAYPKILDQLAKFGVARRIASFVLPMGYSFNLDGTMAYCTFATMFIAQAYGIHLSWGEQLTMLLLLMVTSKGMAGVPRASLVVIAATLSTFNIPEAGLLLIMGIDQFLDMGRSATNVIGNSIAAAVVANWEGELHDTAQESASDKPAGAHAPAAA, via the coding sequence ATGCGCAACCGGTTCACGCTCTACATTCTGATCGCCATGGTTCTGGGGATCGTCGTCGGGCAGGCCTGCCATGTGGCCTTTCCGGACGTGAAGACCGCCGGGACGGTCGCCGGATACATCTCGCTGATCACCACCGTGTTCCTGCGCCTGATCAAGATGCTGATCGCGCCGCTGGTGTTTTCCACCCTCATCGTCGGCATCGCGCATATGGGCGACACGGCGTCCGTCGGGCGCATCGGCGCCAAGACCATGGGCTGGTTCATCTCCGCCTCGCTGGTCTCGCTGCTGCTCGGCCTCGTGATGGTCAACATCCTGCAGCCGGGCGCGAACCTGAACCTGCCGCTGCCGGACGCCGGCCAGGCGACCAACCTCAAGGTCTCCTCGCTGACGCTGAAGGAGTTCGTGCCGCATCTCGTGCCGGCGTCGATCATCGAGGCGATGGCGACCAACGAGATTCTGCAGATCGTGGTGTTCTCGATCTTCGCAGGGCTCGCGATCGCCTCGCTCGGCGAAAAGGGCAAGCTGCTCGCCGAGATGGCCGACCAGGTCGCGCACATGATGCTGGTCATCACCGGCTACGTCATGAAGGCCGCGCCGATCGCGGTGTTCGCCGCCATCGCCGCCACGATCACCACCCAGGGCATCACGGTGCTCTGGACCTACGGCGCCTTCATCCTGGAATTCTACGCGACGCTGCTGATCCTCTGGTGCCTGCTGACGCTCGCGGGGTTCCTGGCGCTCGGGCCCCGCATCATCACGCTGATCAACATGGTCAAGGAGCCGTTCCTGCTCGCCTTCTCGACCGCGAGCTCGGAAGCGGCCTATCCGAAGATCCTCGACCAGCTCGCCAAGTTCGGCGTCGCCCGCCGCATCGCGAGCTTCGTTCTGCCGATGGGCTATTCGTTCAATCTCGACGGCACGATGGCCTATTGCACCTTCGCGACCATGTTCATCGCGCAGGCCTACGGCATCCATCTCTCATGGGGCGAGCAGCTCACCATGCTGCTGCTGCTGATGGTGACCTCGAAGGGCATGGCGGGCGTGCCGCGCGCCTCGCTCGTCGTGATCGCGGCGACGCTGTCCACCTTCAACATCCCCGAGGCCGGCCTGCTGCTGATCATGGGCATCGACCAGTTCCTCGACATGGGCCGCAGCGCCACCAACGTCATCGGCAACTCGATCGCCGCCGCCGTGGTGGCGAACTGGGAGGGCGAGCTGCACGACACCGCGCAGGAGAGCGCGTCCGACAAGCCGGCCGGCGCCCACGCTCCGGCCGCGGCCTGA